GTTGCACTCGGAATTGGATTTTGAGTGGAGATGGCAGGCAGAGGGCGAGGAAGAGGAGGACGGGGATGGGGACGAGGAGGTGGATTTACTACATTTGCTTCTCAGGTGCCATTTGATCTTTTTCCTGAGGTatgtttttgtttcctttctttattttaattcattcgtACCCTACTTCCcttttttcttcattcattcTCTGTTGACGATCCTTTCCCAATCAGAAAAAAGATGGTCTCGGTTTAATAATtcaccattttctttttcttttttgtggcTCTTCATATGTAAGGGCCTCTACTATAAATGATTTTTAGCTTTTCAGTTCTTGTTTATTGAAACCTCAAAATTATCTCCTTACTCAAAACTGATCAAGACAGAGTGTGGGTGGTACGATGTTTCTTTTTTGCCTGCATAATCAACTACCTATGCTCATTGCTTGTCACCATCTTTCTGATGTTGCAGGATGTTACTTTGCCTGAGTTTAAAATTGGTGATATAGATGTTAATACCAAAAAGTTGCTTAATTGGAGTAACAAGTTACAAAATTACTGGAAAGCCTCTCCTTATCTTTTGGAGGAGGCAACCTCAAAGAGTATGCATTTAGTTGTTTTTACATGTGCATTGTGACATGGGCTTAGCTAAATCTTTTACTGTAGTGCATTATTATATCATTGTGTTAAAGAAACTGAACCAGAGAAAATCTTGCAACAAACTGATACGCTTATAATACCAAATTATGCTTCCCATATCAGCTGGTACTCAAATGGTTCCTGGAATGAGCAGGTTTACGCCATCATACAGCCGGACatactatttttaaaacattttttacgCTTTCATTGAACCATATTTATCCTAAATATCTGCCTCCTTCATTCCCTGACGGGAATACTTTCTTTTCTTGTGTCAAATTTCATTGgaagatattaataattttcttgttttaccAACAGAGAGGCAAACGATGCACGTAGACAGGTTTTCTGATAAGAAGACAAACGATTTTACCCGTGACTCTCTGTCACAAGTTATAACGTTCAATGGTTTTCCTCACGAGTTGGTTCAAGGTATGAATAATGGAATGGACTGTCAATGGTTTTATTTTACACGAAAAACCCACTGTttttttatcatgcatttgAGGTTCATGTTAGCAAATAATATCAACTTAAATTGGTGTTTTCAGGCAAATCCAAGCGAATGTCAAGAAGAAAAAAGTTTCGATGGAACCCAGAGTCAGGTTTAGTGATTTCATATGACCTTTTTGCCTTT
This portion of the Vigna unguiculata cultivar IT97K-499-35 chromosome 6, ASM411807v1, whole genome shotgun sequence genome encodes:
- the LOC114187277 gene encoding DNA-directed RNA polymerase III subunit RPC7-like, which gives rise to MAGRGRGRGGRGWGRGGGFTTFASQVPFDLFPEDVTLPEFKIGDIDVNTKKLLNWSNKLQNYWKASPYLLEEATSKKRQTMHVDRFSDKKTNDFTRDSLSQVITFNGFPHELVQGKSKRMSRRKKFRWNPESEMKKMDFFEQQEKTNQGKEETDEAEKKEGEDEDGDGNVEEEDEEDMSDDDYNQNIDFDDDDDDYNDVDDGDDEPIY